From the genome of Persephonella atlantica:
TCCTTTTCAGATATAACCTTTTCATACTCTGCTTCTTTTTCTTTTAGAGTTTTGGCTGCAGCTGCTTTACACGCAGCAAATCCTGCCGCTCCGCCTACTGCAAATGCTGATACTCCTACTATCACTTCTATCATCTTTCTTCATCCTCCTTTGTCTTAATTATTCTGGTAGGGGTTATAATGATGTCCACAGGAATGTCGTGTTCCTCTGCAGGAAGCTGGTCTACAACCTGAAAATCGTAAGCAACCCCTACCTTCAGAGCCTGTGTGCTTTTCAAAAACCGGTCATAGTAACCTTTGCCATAACCTAATCTGTGTCCTTTAAGGTCGTAAGCCACTGCTGGAACCACTACAATGTTTATTTTTTCAGGGGAAACAGATTCTCCTTCAGGTTCCATAATACCTGCATAACCTTTTTTTAGAGAAGACAGGTCTTTTACTTTTACAGGTAAAATCTCTTTTCCTGAAACTTTAGGAAGGTATAGATTGAATCTTTTTGAGTCTGCTAACTGCTTGATAATATACCTTGTATCTACCTCATTTTTATGAGGATAGTACAGCAAAATATTTTTAGCCTTTTTTAGCTGAGGCAGTTGCAGAAATCTCTCTGCTATTTTCTTTGAGTCTTCCTCAGCCTTTTTATGGCTTATTCTTCTTTTTAAAATACTCTCTCTTAAAACTTTCTTCAATCTGACCTCCCTACAACAGGAAGGCCATGCGGTAAATACAGCCCCGCGGAGGGCCGACGGGATGGTGAGTCCTTTCTGGACCCAACAAAAAGGTGGGTGTCCGCACCGTGTTCCCTCAGGATACACGGAATGTAGGACTCCCTTTCCAGTAGCTATAGCCCAGAAACTACCGTCACATCCCTATCGCACCCCGCAGGAATCGTATTCTTTTTATATATGCACATCTCTATATTCATTATCTACCGCTTTAGCCTTCCTTTGACCTTAATTTTAGTCCTTCAAACTGCTGCTGCAGTTTTTTAACAATTTCTTCTACAATACTGTTCACTTCTTCATCAGATAGAGACCTGTCTTCTGCTCTAAAATCTACAGAAACAGCAACACTTTTCCTGCTTTCTGACACGTAATAAACGTCAAACAGTTTTACCCTTTCTACATATTCGGAGCTGTCCTTTATAGCTTTTAATAATTTATCCACCTGCAGTGATTCGTCAACTTCAAAGGCAAGGTCTCTTTTAACAGATGGGAATTTAGGAAGCTCTCTGAATACGGGAGTTTTTCTGTTTTTGTATAGATTAAACAGGTATCCCTTTTTATCTGCTGAATTTTCTTTAAGTTCCCGTGGAACATACCTCAGTCTGAGTTCACAGATATAAGTATCCTTAGGCAGTTTTAAAACATCTGCCTTTCTCGGATGTATCTTGCCAAGATATCCTGTGTTTTCGCCATTTACAACAATATCAGCTGACTGATATGGGTTCAGATACGGTATGTCTGTCTGTCTAAATTCAATATCATAAAGCCCTAAAGATTTTAGATAGCTGAGAATCACTCCCTTTAGTTTCAGAAAGTCCCAGTTCTGCTCTGTTGAAAATCTTTCTTTACCTTTTGTAAAGCCAAACCCTTCCACAAAACTACCTGCAGCAAGAATTCCCAGCCTTATCTCTTCATAATCCTCAAAAAATGCTGAAGAAATCTCAAATATCTTCAGATTTCTGCTTTGAAAACGGAGGTTGTGCTGGAATGTTTTTAGAAGACTTACTGCAAGGTTATCTCTCATTATGCTTTGTGTCTTGAGGAGATAGTTCTTTATCTTTATAGGTGGTATTGGCAGTTCTAATACTTTGTATATCTCCTCATCAACAAACGTGTAGCTGACTGTTTCGTCAAATCCGTTATCCCTGAAGAAATCCCTTGTTCTCAGCTCAAACAAAAACTCATCACTTTTTCTGAAAGATTGTGTGGATATTTTAGGGTATGTTTCAGAAACCTCGTTCAGACCAGACAGCCTTCCAACTTCTTCAACAAGGTCAATTTCCCTTTCTAAATCAAAAGCCCTGAAGGCAGGGATTTCTGAGACTGTTCCGTCTTCAACAATTTCTGTCGGTATCTCTAAGCTGTTGAGAAGTTTTTTTGCCTGCTCTTTTTTAACTTCAAATCCTAAAACTCTGACTGTAGTTTTCTCTCTCAGCTTTATCCTTTTTGGTGTATAAGGGCGTGGATATATGTCTTTTTCGCCAACAGCCTCACCACCTGCCGTTTTCTGTATTAATTCAACCGCTTTGTCCTGTGCATTTGGAAGGTTTTCTATATCCACACCTCTTTCAAATCTGTAGGAAGATTCTGTTGAAACAGACAGCCTCTTTGATGTTTTTCTCACCGAGACATTATCAAACACTGCCGCTTCTAACAGAATGTTTTTAGTACTGTCGTCAACCTTTGTGTTTTCTCCACCTATCACTCCAGCAATAGCTATAGCTTTTTTATCATCTGCTATAACGATGTCCTGATGGTTTAATTCCCTTTCCTCTCCATCAAGTGTGATGATTTTCTCCCCATCTTTAGCAGGACGGACATGTATTTCACCTTCAATCTTATCTAAATCAAAAGCATGCAGAGGCTGTCCTTCCTGAATGAGTATGTAGTTTGTTATATCAACAATGTTGTTAATGGGAGTCTGACTAGATTTTATAAGTTTCAGCTGAATATCAAATGGAGAAGGTCTTACTTCTACATCTTTTATCACTACTGCCCTGTACCTGTGAACTTTATCTGTAGAAAACTGTATACAGGGAATCTCTTCCTGTGCTATTGATATTACAGGCAGTTTCTCTTTTCTTTTCAGACCAAATATGGCTGCAATCTCTCTTGATAAACCTCTTACGCTCAGGGCATCTCCTCTGTTTGGTGTAATCTCTATCTCTATTATCTGTTCTTCCCCAAGGCCAAGTAATCTGTTAGGGTCTTCCCCTTCTTTTACCTCTTCAGGAAATATAAAAACTCCTTCTGCTTTTTCAACAACTCCCATCTCTTCAAGGGATAAAAACATACCCTGAGAAACAATAGAGCCAAATTTTACAGGTTTTATAACTATGTCTCCAACTTTTGCTCCTTCCTTTGCGAGGGGAACCTTTGCCCCTTCAAAAACATTCTGTGCTGCGGTAACAATCTGATACTTCTCTTTCCCGTCTGTTGCCTCACATATGAGGAGCCTGTCTCTCTCTGGATGTTTTTTTACAGAAAGCACTTTTACAACAGTGGTGTTTTCAACTCTACTGCCAAAAGGATAGAAAGTGGCCTCAATACCTGTTTCATTAAGTCTTTCCACAACTTTTTCTGCTGAAACATCTATATCAACAAACTCTTTAATCCACGAGTAAGGAACTCTCATCTTATCCCCTTGAACTGATGGTTAAACCTCATGTCATTTTCAAACAGGAGCCTGATATCGTTAATTCTGTACCTGAGCATTGCTATTCTCTCTATACCAAGACCAAAGGCAAATCCGGTGTATTTTTCAGGGTCAATCCCAACAGCTTCAAAAACATTAGGGTCAACCATTCCACAACCTAATATCTCAAGCCATCCTGTTCCCTTACATACACGGCAGCCACTGCCACCACACACAGTACAGCTGATATCAACCTCCGCAGAAGGCTCTGTAAAAGGGAAGTAGCTCGGTCTAAATCTGATACCTATCTCTTTTCCAAATATTCCCTCAAGAAATATTTTCAAAGTGCCTTTAAGGTCTCTAAATGTAACATTTTCATCAACTAAAAGACCTTCAATCTGATGGAACATAGGAGAGTGGGTTGGGTCTGCATC
Proteins encoded in this window:
- the pheT gene encoding phenylalanine--tRNA ligase subunit beta, with amino-acid sequence MRVPYSWIKEFVDIDVSAEKVVERLNETGIEATFYPFGSRVENTTVVKVLSVKKHPERDRLLICEATDGKEKYQIVTAAQNVFEGAKVPLAKEGAKVGDIVIKPVKFGSIVSQGMFLSLEEMGVVEKAEGVFIFPEEVKEGEDPNRLLGLGEEQIIEIEITPNRGDALSVRGLSREIAAIFGLKRKEKLPVISIAQEEIPCIQFSTDKVHRYRAVVIKDVEVRPSPFDIQLKLIKSSQTPINNIVDITNYILIQEGQPLHAFDLDKIEGEIHVRPAKDGEKIITLDGEERELNHQDIVIADDKKAIAIAGVIGGENTKVDDSTKNILLEAAVFDNVSVRKTSKRLSVSTESSYRFERGVDIENLPNAQDKAVELIQKTAGGEAVGEKDIYPRPYTPKRIKLREKTTVRVLGFEVKKEQAKKLLNSLEIPTEIVEDGTVSEIPAFRAFDLEREIDLVEEVGRLSGLNEVSETYPKISTQSFRKSDEFLFELRTRDFFRDNGFDETVSYTFVDEEIYKVLELPIPPIKIKNYLLKTQSIMRDNLAVSLLKTFQHNLRFQSRNLKIFEISSAFFEDYEEIRLGILAAGSFVEGFGFTKGKERFSTEQNWDFLKLKGVILSYLKSLGLYDIEFRQTDIPYLNPYQSADIVVNGENTGYLGKIHPRKADVLKLPKDTYICELRLRYVPRELKENSADKKGYLFNLYKNRKTPVFRELPKFPSVKRDLAFEVDESLQVDKLLKAIKDSSEYVERVKLFDVYYVSESRKSVAVSVDFRAEDRSLSDEEVNSIVEEIVKKLQQQFEGLKLRSKEG
- a CDS encoding 5-formyltetrahydrofolate cyclo-ligase, producing the protein MKKVLRESILKRRISHKKAEEDSKKIAERFLQLPQLKKAKNILLYYPHKNEVDTRYIIKQLADSKRFNLYLPKVSGKEILPVKVKDLSSLKKGYAGIMEPEGESVSPEKINIVVVPAVAYDLKGHRLGYGKGYYDRFLKSTQALKVGVAYDFQVVDQLPAEEHDIPVDIIITPTRIIKTKEDEER